One Bombus pyrosoma isolate SC7728 linkage group LG9, ASM1482585v1, whole genome shotgun sequence genomic window carries:
- the LOC122570930 gene encoding DNA N6-methyl adenine demethylase-like isoform X7 translates to MQQMGLTPAQPLVPGQVPAVEAPAPPAPHHHLQQQIQQQLLATHAFMATNPYLTGMPQVGNTYSPYFAPSPIMPAIMGPADPTGVGSPLGVVPQTVAMPQKMPRTDRLEVCREFQRGACKRGETECRFAHPLETVQANEDGSVTVCMDAVKGRCNRDPCRYFHPPLHLQAHIKAAQSRASIATATMPTNVAGMGALAGGVSGVPATAVPGGLQSASIASIELGKKRMRDSNDDLLMMDMKSVGSFYYENFAFPGMVPYKRPAGDKSGMPVYQPTGATTYQQLMQLQQPFVPVSCEYTGTPPLPTQTSNQSVVQPPNVQSNHHAVVVQSSSSSQGTSGATVNNCADANNGVLMDPCNNPPPPPPTADNNSNNSSGNNKQPNATQNHDASENAHNSPELNHASPSTISQQQQQQHQQQQQQQQQQQQQQQHQQAQHQQQQAQQQHQQQQQHQHQQHQQHQLQQQQQQIQNQLALSAASVQPAMSPLTSVAGLSSMPGVVNMASMASMTNVPSVTNMVSMSNYNASNVAGLNMLNSLGMASGLPTHLDPAALAKEVAQKNYAKAIKLSQASQSYGINQLTALNYTGVALNKQALVNPAAAAGSAGVAGLPATTATPRPVIPNLAGIPGALASPLSAGILAYSRPPTGAPINPYSLMRQQILPNPYVQASIPGVPGAAAAVQGNPYVQNPYTVLPGVASMPGVAAGVAAAGVPGVPQIPQIPNPATIAAQPQVAIPVSSGVIMQPYKKMKTS, encoded by the exons GCGACGAATCCGTACCTGACTGGTATGCCTCAAGTTGGCAACACGTACAGCCCGTATTTTGCGCCTAGTCCGATCATGCCAGCGATCATGGGCCCGGCGGATCCAACAGGAGTCGGAAGCCCATTGGGCGTGGTGCCGCAGACGGTGGCGATGCCGCAGAAGATGCCACGTACCGACCGCCTCGAG GTATGTCGCGAGTTTCAACGCGGGGCGTGCAAACGCGGCGAGACGGAGTGCCGGTTTGCGCACCCCCTCGAGACGGTGCAGGCGAACGAGGACGGCTCTGTGACGGTCTGCATGGACGCTGTCAAGGGCCGATGCAATCGGGACCCCTGCCGCTATTTCCACCCCCCTCTGCACCTTCAAGCCCACATTAAGGCCGCACAATCTCGGGCTAGCATTGCG ACGGCGACTATGCCGACGAACGTAGCGGGAATGGGCGCGTTGGCTGGCGGAGTGTCAGGAGTGCCGGCAACTGCGGTTCCCGGAGGACTTCAGAGCGCCAGTATAGCAAGCATCGAACTCGGCAAGAAGCGGATGCGCGACTCCAATGATGATCTGCTAATG ATGGACATGAAGTCTGTCGGATCGTTCTACTACGAGAACTTT GCCTTCCCAGGAATGGTTCCGTATAAACGACCGGCGGGCGACAAGTCCGGCATGCCGGTCTATCAGCCAACCGGCGCGACGACCTATCAACAGTTAATGCAGCTGCAGCAGCCGTTCGTGCCTGTGTCATGTGAGTACACTGGAACACCACCCCTACCCACTCAAACCTCTAACCAATCGGTCGTGCAACCCCCGAACGTGCAAAGCAACCACCACGCGGTGGTGGTTCagtcctcctcctcctctcaGGGAACCAGTGGCGCCACAGTGAATAACTGCGCCGACGCCAACAATGGCGTGCTGATGGATCCCTGCAACAATCCACCGCCACCACCTCCAACCGCCGACAATAACAGTAACAATAGTAGCGGCAATAACAAGCAGCCGAATGCGACGCAGAATCACGACGCGTCAGAAAACGCGCATAACTCCCCCGAATTGAATCACGCGAGTCCCTCGACGATTtcgcaacaacaacaacaacaacatcagcagcagcaacagcagcagcaacagcaacaacaacaacaacaacaccAACAGGCGCAACATCAACAACAACAAGCTCAGCAGCAGCaccagcagcagcaacaacaccAGCACCAGCAGCACCAGCAACATCAATtacaacagcagcaacaacagaTACAGAATCAATTGGCATTGTCGGCTGCTTCCGTGCAGCCCGCGATGAGTCCATTGACTTCAGTCGCTGGTCTGAGCTCGATGCCAGGCGTGGTTAACATGGCCTCCATGGCCTCCATGACGAACGTACCATCGGTCACGAATATGGTATCGATGTCAAACTACAATGCCTCGAACGTGGCTGGGTTGAACATGCTCAACAGCCTCGGCATGGCTTCCGGCTTGCCTACGCACCTCGATCCTGCCGCTCTCGCGAAAGAGGTCGCCCAGAAGAATTACGCGAAAGCCATTAAGCTGTCTCAGGCGTCGCAATCTTACGGTATTAATCAGCTTACCGCCCTGAATTATACCGGCGTAGCTTTGAACAAACAAGCTCTGGTGAATCCAGCCGCGGCAGCTGGAAGTGCAGGGGTCGCCGGATTACCGGCGACAACGGCGACACCTAGGCCGGTGATTCCGAACCTAGCGGGGATTCCCGGCGCCTTGGCCTCACCGCTCTCCGCTGGAATCTTGGCCTACTCTAGACCACCCACCGGCGCTCCTATCAATCCTTACTCGTTGATGAGGCAACAGATCTTGCCAAATCCTTACGTTCAAGCCTCGATACCTGGGGTTCCTGGCGCTGCGGCCGCGGTTCAAGGTAATCCTTACGTCCAAAATCCCTACACGGTTCTACCGGGTGTCGCCAGCATGCCTGGAGTCGCGGCTGGCGTCGCGGCGGCTGGTGTACCGGGTGTCCCACAGATACCGCAGATTCCAAATCCGGCGACGATCGCGGCGCAACCGCAGGTTGCTATTCCAGTCAGCTCGGGCGTGATCATGCAGCCGTACAAAAAGATGAAGACCTCGTAA